In Phyllobacterium zundukense, one DNA window encodes the following:
- a CDS encoding M20 aminoacylase family protein has translation MPLINRAHEMQQHVAEWRRHLHENPEILYDVHETSRFAAEKLREFGCDSVETGIGKTGVVGLIHGRHGDGPVIGFRADMDALPIAEASGKPWASKVPGKMHACGHDGHTAMLLGAAQYLAETRNFRGTIAVIFQPAEEGGAGALAMIDDGLMDRFAIREVYGMHNAPGLPVGQFATRKGSIMAATNEFEITVTGRSGHAAKPHTTIDPVVISAHIILALQSIVSRETDPLKALVVSVTQLNGGDATNVIPDVITLGGTVRTLVPEIREFAQKRLTEIAESTAAVFGGKAEVNYHQGYPVTFNHDRETDFAVSIAQTIVGDAAVNTSMPPVMGAEDFSYMLESRPGAFVFLGNGDTPGLHNSAYDFNDDAIPYGISYWVSLAEKALAA, from the coding sequence ATGCCCCTGATCAACCGTGCGCATGAAATGCAACAACACGTCGCCGAATGGCGGAGGCATTTGCATGAAAATCCAGAAATTCTGTACGATGTGCACGAAACATCGCGCTTCGCAGCAGAGAAACTGCGGGAATTTGGCTGCGACAGCGTCGAGACAGGCATTGGCAAGACCGGCGTAGTCGGCCTTATTCATGGGCGTCACGGTGATGGGCCGGTGATCGGTTTTCGCGCTGATATGGACGCACTGCCTATCGCCGAAGCCAGCGGCAAACCCTGGGCCTCAAAGGTCCCCGGCAAAATGCACGCATGTGGTCATGATGGCCATACCGCCATGCTGCTTGGCGCTGCACAATACCTTGCGGAAACGCGCAATTTCAGGGGCACGATCGCTGTTATCTTCCAGCCAGCCGAAGAAGGCGGCGCTGGCGCCCTCGCCATGATCGACGATGGCTTGATGGACCGCTTTGCGATCCGCGAAGTCTATGGGATGCACAATGCGCCTGGCCTTCCCGTCGGCCAGTTCGCAACCCGCAAGGGTTCGATCATGGCCGCTACCAACGAGTTTGAGATAACGGTTACAGGCCGCAGCGGTCACGCTGCCAAGCCACATACCACCATCGACCCGGTGGTGATTTCGGCACACATCATCCTGGCCTTGCAATCGATCGTATCACGCGAGACAGACCCGCTGAAAGCGCTTGTCGTATCCGTGACACAGCTCAACGGCGGCGATGCCACCAACGTCATCCCCGATGTCATCACGCTCGGCGGCACGGTTCGGACGCTCGTGCCGGAGATTCGTGAATTCGCGCAGAAGCGGCTGACGGAGATTGCCGAGTCGACTGCCGCTGTCTTCGGTGGCAAGGCGGAGGTCAATTATCATCAGGGCTATCCCGTTACATTCAATCATGATCGCGAAACGGATTTTGCCGTCAGCATTGCTCAAACGATCGTCGGTGATGCGGCGGTCAATACGAGTATGCCGCCGGTGATGGGCGCCGAGGACTTTTCATACATGCTGGAAAGCCGTCCAGGCGCCTTCGTTTTTCTTGGTAACGGCGATACGCCCGGCCTTCACAATTCCGCCTATGATTTCAATGACGACGCCATCCCCTATGGCATCAGCTACTGGGTGTCATTGGCCGAGAAAGCATTGGCCGCCTGA
- a CDS encoding tetratricopeptide repeat protein has protein sequence MGARSGKLLCTVAVVLMAFPVLTVKGIAQTTVQTPPASEPGKPAVAAPAPAAAQPAGVPVTTTKQDKPKSPGDPALDTINPTRFGKGLEDEAFGAYQRGLYKTAFNLALPRAESGDAAAQVLLAELQARGLGIPINMAESAKWYGKAAEQGIPEAQFRYAGILLQGKYVPKDTKKAKELMKAAADAGNAAAQFNYGQILMQERPGTTGLDNAYPWFQKAADKGLPDGEYAISQILANGTPTIPRDMPKARLYLIKAAIKGYDTAQLDLGSWLVAGLGGPHDYKTGFGWMLRAATGGNVAAQARLAKLYRDGIGVEGDFIKAAAWYIVAKRAGLNDPDLDSFMDGLDDAQKQAAITQANSLQ, from the coding sequence ATGGGCGCAAGATCAGGAAAACTGCTTTGTACTGTTGCGGTGGTGCTGATGGCCTTCCCGGTTTTGACAGTGAAGGGCATTGCCCAGACGACAGTTCAAACGCCGCCGGCTAGTGAACCCGGAAAGCCTGCCGTTGCAGCCCCTGCTCCAGCGGCCGCTCAACCTGCCGGTGTGCCCGTCACCACCACGAAACAGGACAAGCCGAAATCACCGGGCGATCCCGCGCTCGATACGATCAATCCGACACGGTTTGGTAAAGGGCTTGAAGATGAAGCCTTCGGCGCGTACCAGCGCGGTCTCTACAAGACGGCATTCAATCTTGCGTTGCCGCGTGCTGAAAGCGGTGACGCGGCAGCGCAGGTTCTGCTTGCTGAATTGCAGGCGCGCGGCCTCGGCATCCCGATCAATATGGCCGAATCGGCAAAGTGGTATGGCAAGGCGGCCGAACAAGGCATCCCCGAGGCGCAATTCCGCTACGCAGGCATCCTGCTGCAAGGCAAGTACGTGCCAAAGGATACGAAGAAGGCCAAAGAACTGATGAAGGCTGCCGCCGATGCTGGAAATGCTGCGGCGCAGTTCAACTATGGACAGATCCTGATGCAGGAGCGGCCAGGGACCACAGGACTGGATAACGCCTATCCATGGTTTCAAAAAGCAGCGGATAAAGGCCTTCCTGACGGTGAATATGCCATCAGCCAGATCCTCGCGAATGGCACTCCAACCATTCCTCGCGACATGCCCAAGGCAAGGCTTTATCTGATCAAAGCCGCGATCAAGGGTTACGACACGGCGCAGCTTGACCTTGGTAGCTGGCTTGTCGCGGGGCTTGGGGGCCCGCACGACTATAAGACAGGCTTTGGGTGGATGTTGCGTGCCGCAACCGGCGGTAATGTCGCGGCGCAGGCGCGACTGGCCAAGCTGTATCGTGATGGCATCGGTGTAGAGGGCGACTTCATCAAGGCGGCGGCCTGGTACATCGTTGCCAAGCGTGCCGGCTTGAACGACCCGGATCTCGATTCCTTCATGGATGGCCTCGACGACGCCCAGAAGCAGGCGGCAATCACGCAGGCAAACAGTCTGCAATGA
- a CDS encoding thiamine phosphate synthase: MNTEPTPQRCRIVLIAPPAASADELARLLGNTLSGGDVASVLLPAYDADETLFQTIAEAAVPIIQNAGVAAIIVGNTQIAGRVKADGLHVEGPVADIAANVARFSPKMIVGTGNIKNRHTALEIGEAQPDYVLFGKIGADTKPDAHPRNVELADWWASLVEIPCIIQAGNTLESIPEAAMTGAEFIALGTAIFDGTDPATAIREANRLLDEHAPRFEE, translated from the coding sequence ATGAACACCGAACCGACACCTCAACGCTGCCGTATCGTTCTGATCGCGCCCCCGGCTGCGAGTGCTGATGAACTTGCCAGGCTGCTTGGAAACACACTTTCCGGTGGAGACGTCGCGTCCGTCTTGCTACCCGCATACGACGCTGATGAAACCCTGTTCCAGACCATCGCCGAGGCCGCTGTTCCGATCATCCAGAATGCGGGCGTTGCTGCCATTATCGTCGGCAACACCCAGATCGCCGGACGGGTCAAGGCGGATGGCCTGCATGTTGAAGGGCCGGTCGCCGACATTGCAGCCAATGTCGCGCGGTTTTCCCCCAAGATGATCGTGGGTACCGGCAATATCAAGAATCGCCATACGGCACTTGAGATCGGCGAAGCGCAGCCGGATTATGTGCTCTTCGGCAAGATCGGGGCCGACACCAAGCCGGACGCGCATCCACGCAATGTTGAACTTGCCGACTGGTGGGCGTCCTTGGTCGAGATCCCTTGCATTATCCAGGCAGGCAACACGCTTGAAAGTATCCCCGAGGCGGCGATGACCGGCGCAGAATTTATCGCCCTCGGCACCGCTATCTTTGACGGAACCGATCCTGCAACGGCTATCAGAGAGGCAAACCGGCTTCTTGACGAGCATGCACCGCGATTTGAGGAATAA
- a CDS encoding sulfite exporter TauE/SafE family protein codes for MSDLLMNPWFYAAAVPATILIGLSKGGLGGAMGQVGVPLMALVMPPVQAAAIMLPILIIMDVASLWSWRGYRDAKTLKLMLPGGLLGVGIGWLTASIVTDDMVKLIVGVIAIVFFARYFFVSAAKRSIAQPHNAASATFWSTIAGFTSFVAHAGGPPYQVYALPLRQDPKIYNGTSVIFFAIINAVKVIPYFALGQFDTANLEASAVLIPLAPLATFAGAWIVKRMRPEVFYPFMYVMILLMGLKLTYDGIVSLL; via the coding sequence ATGTCTGATCTTCTGATGAACCCATGGTTCTATGCTGCCGCCGTTCCTGCCACGATTCTGATCGGGCTCTCCAAGGGCGGTCTTGGCGGCGCCATGGGGCAGGTCGGTGTTCCGCTGATGGCACTGGTCATGCCGCCGGTTCAGGCTGCGGCGATCATGCTGCCGATCCTGATCATCATGGACGTGGCTAGTCTGTGGTCATGGCGCGGGTACCGTGATGCCAAGACGTTGAAGCTCATGTTACCAGGTGGTTTGCTGGGTGTCGGTATTGGCTGGCTTACCGCCTCGATCGTTACCGATGACATGGTGAAGCTGATTGTCGGTGTCATAGCGATCGTATTTTTCGCACGCTATTTTTTCGTGAGCGCCGCGAAGCGCTCAATCGCACAACCACACAATGCCGCTTCCGCAACGTTCTGGTCGACGATCGCCGGCTTCACAAGTTTTGTGGCGCACGCAGGCGGCCCGCCATACCAGGTTTATGCCTTGCCGTTGCGGCAAGATCCCAAGATTTATAACGGAACCAGCGTTATATTTTTTGCCATCATCAATGCAGTGAAGGTCATTCCCTATTTCGCGCTCGGTCAATTCGATACGGCGAATCTGGAAGCATCTGCCGTTCTGATTCCCCTTGCACCGTTGGCCACTTTTGCCGGTGCCTGGATCGTAAAACGCATGCGCCCCGAGGTTTTTTATCCCTTCATGTACGTCATGATCCTGCTGATGGGACTCAAGCTTACGTACGACGGAATCGTCAGCCTGTTATAA
- a CDS encoding OpgC family protein: MTQNQLKQRDTRIDVFRALALLTIFVNHVPGTVYENLTLKNFGFSDSAEAFVLISGIAVGLAYGSKFEPGNRFLMTLKAWRRAATLYSTHILTTIATLAIFCAAGIYLKRPDFMSFINIGPLMDQPAKALIGLATMGHQLGYNNILSMYGVLLLMLPVFLMIASISISVMVVLSGTLWLVSGVYQIAPPNYPTDGVWFLNPLSWQFLFVIGIAGIMHVRRGGSIAFNKFLFGLSVAYILIALIWVRWPLWGVDTSLGLPMVVTGFDKTFLSLTRLAHVLALAYVIVSVPAISNFARTSVDHPLAILGKHSLPVFVAGTILAMVAQVVKVMNPGGLLDDTLLIASGIMAQFALAYYLEWLPRIGWGGRPVQQTAKPKPVVTGKPVGASMKPATRTVMS, encoded by the coding sequence ATGACACAGAATCAGCTCAAACAGCGGGACACCCGTATTGATGTTTTCCGGGCTTTGGCGTTGCTGACGATCTTCGTCAACCATGTTCCGGGTACCGTCTATGAGAATTTGACTCTCAAGAACTTCGGCTTTTCCGATTCTGCTGAAGCTTTTGTGCTGATTTCCGGCATAGCCGTAGGACTGGCCTATGGCTCCAAGTTTGAGCCTGGCAACCGCTTTCTCATGACGCTCAAGGCTTGGCGGCGGGCAGCAACGCTTTACAGCACGCATATTCTGACGACGATCGCGACATTGGCGATTTTCTGTGCCGCGGGCATCTATCTGAAACGGCCCGACTTCATGTCGTTCATCAATATTGGTCCGCTGATGGACCAGCCAGCAAAGGCGCTTATCGGCCTTGCCACGATGGGCCACCAGCTTGGCTACAACAATATCCTCTCGATGTACGGCGTGCTGCTGCTGATGCTGCCGGTCTTTCTCATGATTGCCAGCATCAGTATTTCGGTCATGGTCGTGCTTTCTGGCACCTTGTGGCTGGTGTCCGGTGTGTATCAGATTGCGCCACCAAACTATCCGACAGATGGCGTGTGGTTTCTCAATCCGCTGTCGTGGCAGTTCCTGTTCGTCATCGGCATTGCAGGTATAATGCATGTGCGCCGGGGCGGTAGCATTGCCTTCAACAAGTTTCTGTTTGGACTCTCGGTCGCCTATATCCTGATTGCATTGATCTGGGTGCGTTGGCCGCTGTGGGGTGTTGATACTTCGCTGGGCCTTCCGATGGTCGTCACCGGTTTCGACAAGACGTTCCTGTCGCTCACCCGCCTCGCTCACGTTCTGGCGCTGGCCTATGTCATTGTCTCGGTTCCGGCAATTTCCAATTTTGCGCGCACCTCGGTAGACCATCCGCTGGCCATTCTCGGTAAGCATTCCCTCCCGGTTTTCGTCGCGGGTACCATCCTTGCGATGGTGGCGCAGGTCGTCAAGGTGATGAATCCCGGCGGCTTGCTGGACGATACGCTGCTGATTGCCAGCGGAATCATGGCGCAATTTGCGCTTGCCTATTATCTCGAATGGCTGCCGCGCATCGGTTGGGGCGGCCGCCCGGTCCAACAGACTGCAAAACCAAAGCCCGTCGTCACGGGCAAGCCCGTGGGGGCCAGCATGAAGCCCGCGACAAGAACAGTCATGTCCTGA
- a CDS encoding acyl-CoA synthetase yields the protein MGKIFDHDLERNPANHQPLTPLSYLERAARVYPTRTAIIHGSQRVDYGTFYRRTRQLASALSRQGIGKGDTVSVMLSNTPPMLEAHFGVPMTKAVLHSLNTRLDAAVIAFQLDHAETKVAIVDTEFSGVFREALKLANVKPTVIDFVDDQYPADAPYPQGKPFGDMEYNAFVEAGDPDYAWSMPDDEWDAITLNYTSGTTGNPKGVVYHHRGAALMGYGNIIASGMARYPVYLWTLPMFHCNGWCFPWTLALQFGTHVCLRWVRAKQIYDAIADHGVTHLCGAPIVMSTLINAAESDKRAFPQTVTFNTAAAPPPESILAGMANAGFAVTHLYGLTETYGPAVVNEWQDEWDALETSSRTAKKARQGVRYAALEDLAVLDPETMAPVPADGETIGEVMFRGNIVMKGYLKNRQASDEAFAGGWFHSGDLGVMHPDGYIQLKDRSKDIIISGGENISSIEVEDALYKFPAVSACAVVARPDDKWGETPLAFVELKSGHQASEEELIAHCRTLLARFKCPRHVLFEPIPKTSTGKIQKFELRKRAKLLSGG from the coding sequence ATGGGCAAAATTTTCGATCATGATCTTGAGCGCAATCCGGCAAACCACCAGCCGTTGACGCCGTTGTCCTATCTCGAGAGGGCGGCGCGCGTCTATCCTACCCGCACGGCGATCATCCACGGGTCGCAGCGCGTTGATTACGGGACTTTTTACCGCCGGACGCGTCAACTGGCCTCTGCACTTTCCCGGCAAGGTATCGGCAAGGGCGACACGGTCAGCGTCATGCTTTCCAATACACCTCCCATGCTGGAAGCACATTTCGGCGTGCCCATGACGAAAGCTGTCTTGCATTCCCTGAATACCCGCCTTGATGCTGCTGTCATTGCCTTCCAGCTCGATCATGCGGAAACCAAGGTTGCGATTGTCGATACGGAGTTTTCCGGCGTATTTCGCGAGGCGCTCAAGCTTGCCAACGTCAAGCCGACAGTCATTGATTTTGTCGATGACCAATATCCGGCCGACGCGCCCTATCCGCAAGGTAAGCCGTTTGGCGACATGGAATACAATGCCTTCGTGGAGGCCGGTGACCCTGACTATGCTTGGTCCATGCCCGACGATGAATGGGATGCCATTACGCTCAATTATACGTCCGGTACCACAGGCAATCCGAAAGGGGTTGTCTACCATCATCGTGGTGCTGCGCTGATGGGCTATGGCAACATCATTGCGTCTGGCATGGCGCGTTATCCGGTCTATTTGTGGACACTGCCGATGTTCCACTGCAACGGCTGGTGTTTTCCCTGGACGCTGGCACTCCAGTTCGGCACCCATGTCTGTCTTCGCTGGGTAAGAGCCAAGCAGATATATGATGCGATTGCCGATCATGGTGTCACGCATCTGTGCGGTGCGCCCATCGTCATGTCGACGCTGATCAATGCGGCCGAGAGCGACAAACGCGCGTTTCCGCAGACGGTGACGTTCAATACGGCCGCCGCGCCGCCGCCAGAATCGATTCTGGCCGGCATGGCAAATGCCGGGTTTGCCGTCACCCATCTTTATGGTCTTACCGAGACCTACGGACCAGCTGTCGTCAATGAGTGGCAGGATGAATGGGACGCGCTTGAAACGTCTTCGCGCACGGCCAAGAAGGCGCGCCAGGGTGTGCGTTATGCCGCGCTGGAGGATCTTGCGGTTCTCGATCCCGAAACCATGGCGCCTGTACCGGCCGACGGTGAAACAATCGGCGAGGTGATGTTCCGCGGCAATATCGTCATGAAGGGTTACCTCAAGAACCGCCAAGCCAGCGACGAGGCATTCGCCGGCGGATGGTTTCACTCCGGCGACCTCGGGGTGATGCATCCGGACGGCTATATCCAGCTCAAGGATCGGTCGAAGGACATCATTATTTCAGGCGGCGAGAACATTTCGTCCATTGAAGTCGAGGATGCGCTCTACAAGTTCCCGGCTGTCAGTGCCTGCGCCGTTGTTGCGCGTCCGGATGACAAATGGGGGGAAACGCCACTCGCATTCGTCGAACTGAAGTCGGGGCATCAAGCCAGCGAAGAAGAACTTATCGCCCATTGCCGCACGCTGCTGGCGCGGTTCAAATGCCCCCGGCATGTGCTGTTCGAGCCGATACCGAAGACATCGACTGGTAAGATCCAGAAGTTCGAATTACGCAAACGCGCCAAGTTACTTTCTGGCGGATAG
- a CDS encoding RidA family protein has product MKRITHNPVDGIYAATPDYVHALEISRPERIVYLSGTMGLDATGAAGRNVAEQLELVWANIRTILASAGMTVANIVRVTSYLRDAAFATENQNARVAALQGNIVPTTAIVVQTLSAEWLVELEIIAAA; this is encoded by the coding sequence ATGAAGCGTATCACACACAACCCGGTCGACGGAATTTATGCCGCAACGCCAGATTACGTTCACGCTTTGGAAATCAGCAGGCCGGAGCGAATCGTCTATCTCAGCGGCACGATGGGCCTCGACGCAACCGGAGCAGCCGGAAGAAACGTTGCAGAGCAGTTGGAGCTGGTCTGGGCGAACATCCGCACGATCCTCGCCTCGGCCGGAATGACGGTCGCCAATATCGTCAGGGTGACAAGCTATTTGCGTGACGCAGCCTTTGCGACGGAGAACCAGAACGCTCGTGTTGCGGCGCTGCAGGGAAATATTGTTCCGACCACGGCCATTGTCGTTCAAACCCTGTCCGCCGAATGGCTAGTCGAGCTTGAAATTATTGCTGCGGCTTAA
- a CDS encoding Lrp/AsnC family transcriptional regulator translates to MNEETNGVRSKRPANATLDGFDRKILGALVEEAGLSYARIGERVGLSAPAVFERVKRLRSAGVIGSVSARLDGESVGKPLLAFVHVDTTGWGKSERLMRMREFPEVEEMHSVAGDTGMILKVRTQGPQALEHLLLQLYVIPGVTASRSYVVLSTYLDRPVQADVTLDWPKHPLPEE, encoded by the coding sequence GTGAACGAGGAAACGAACGGCGTTCGGAGCAAGCGGCCAGCCAATGCCACGCTCGATGGCTTCGACCGAAAGATATTAGGGGCGCTCGTCGAGGAGGCCGGCTTAAGTTATGCGAGAATCGGTGAGAGGGTAGGGCTTTCGGCGCCGGCTGTGTTTGAGCGGGTCAAGCGCTTGCGCAGCGCCGGAGTAATAGGTTCGGTTAGCGCGCGTCTCGATGGCGAATCGGTGGGCAAACCGCTTCTCGCCTTTGTACATGTAGACACGACAGGCTGGGGCAAGAGTGAGCGGCTGATGCGCATGCGCGAATTCCCGGAGGTGGAGGAAATGCACTCGGTGGCTGGCGATACCGGGATGATCCTCAAGGTGCGCACGCAGGGCCCGCAAGCACTGGAGCACCTGCTCTTGCAGCTTTATGTGATCCCCGGCGTCACCGCCTCACGCAGCTACGTCGTCCTATCCACCTATCTCGACCGCCCGGTCCAGGCCGATGTCACGCTGGACTGGCCAAAGCACCCGTTGCCTGAGGAATGA
- a CDS encoding DUF1465 family protein, whose protein sequence is MMAEQEFHVDNTIRLAERMVRSESFNHLYDEGMSLVEEAASYLDGEGREEARRLSRIAATLYAAESMRLTTRLMQVASWLLLQRASRSGEMTLEQVLSEKAKVRLDTDSAPETVTGWDEIPLSYCDIVHRSLRLQARVRQMDDEIYNEGVGAEQRRMLSANPVSDQITLLATAFSHR, encoded by the coding sequence ATGATGGCTGAACAGGAATTCCACGTGGACAACACGATAAGGCTCGCAGAGCGTATGGTCCGCTCGGAGAGCTTCAATCATCTTTACGATGAAGGCATGAGCCTCGTGGAAGAAGCCGCATCCTATCTCGATGGCGAGGGCCGAGAGGAGGCGCGGCGGTTGTCGCGTATCGCCGCAACGCTCTATGCAGCCGAGTCGATGCGGTTGACAACGCGTCTGATGCAGGTGGCGTCCTGGCTGCTCCTGCAGCGCGCATCACGAAGCGGCGAGATGACGCTGGAGCAGGTGCTTTCCGAGAAAGCCAAGGTGCGCCTCGATACGGATTCAGCGCCTGAAACCGTAACGGGCTGGGATGAGATTCCGCTTTCCTATTGCGATATTGTGCACCGTTCCTTGCGCTTGCAGGCTCGCGTCCGGCAGATGGACGATGAGATCTACAATGAAGGTGTCGGCGCCGAGCAGCGACGGATGCTCTCGGCCAATCCGGTTTCGGATCAGATCACCCTTCTTGCGACGGCATTCAGCCATCGCTGA
- the ruvC gene encoding crossover junction endodeoxyribonuclease RuvC — MKEAIRIIGIDPGLRRTGWGIIETLGNSLRFVAAGTILSDAKLDLASRLCQLHNGLAAVIHQLVPHESAVEHTFVNKDATATLKLGQARGIALLVPALAGLHVAEYAPNAVKKAVIGVGHGEKQQIHMMVKVLMPKATFDTDDAADALAVAICHAHHRQSAIGRIAIEQKLAALG; from the coding sequence ATGAAAGAAGCGATTCGAATCATCGGTATTGATCCCGGCCTCAGGCGGACCGGGTGGGGCATCATCGAGACGCTCGGCAACTCCTTGCGCTTCGTGGCGGCCGGTACAATCCTTTCCGACGCCAAACTCGATCTCGCTTCACGCCTTTGTCAATTGCATAACGGTCTGGCGGCGGTGATCCACCAGTTGGTGCCGCATGAGTCCGCTGTTGAACATACGTTCGTTAACAAGGACGCGACCGCAACGCTGAAACTCGGCCAGGCGCGTGGCATTGCCTTGCTCGTCCCGGCACTTGCCGGATTGCATGTCGCCGAATACGCGCCAAATGCGGTCAAAAAGGCGGTTATCGGCGTCGGGCATGGCGAGAAGCAGCAAATCCACATGATGGTGAAGGTGCTGATGCCGAAGGCGACGTTCGATACGGACGATGCTGCCGATGCACTGGCGGTTGCCATCTGTCACGCGCATCATCGGCAAAGCGCGATCGGGCGCATCGCGATCGAGCAGAAACTGGCGGCACTCGGATGA
- the ruvA gene encoding Holliday junction branch migration protein RuvA has protein sequence MIGKLKGTVDEIGEDHVIVDVHGVGYVVYCSARSLSNMPGPGEAVVLLIETYVREDMIRLFGFGTALEREWFRLLQSVQGIGAKVALSVLGTLTPSDLANAIALRDIAMVSRAPGVGKRVAERIVTELKNKAPAFAGEGMGTIGLKQELGEGVAPAPVTDAVSALTNLGYSRDQAANAIAAALKNAGEGADSTKLIRLGLKELSR, from the coding sequence ATGATTGGAAAACTCAAAGGTACTGTTGACGAAATCGGCGAGGATCATGTGATCGTCGATGTGCATGGTGTTGGCTATGTCGTCTATTGTTCGGCACGGTCCCTATCAAACATGCCTGGACCGGGCGAAGCCGTGGTGCTGCTCATCGAAACCTATGTACGCGAGGATATGATCCGGCTTTTCGGCTTCGGCACTGCGCTGGAACGTGAATGGTTCCGTCTGTTGCAGAGCGTACAGGGCATCGGCGCCAAGGTGGCATTGAGTGTGCTCGGCACGCTGACGCCATCTGATCTCGCCAATGCCATTGCTTTGCGCGATATCGCCATGGTGAGCCGTGCGCCGGGTGTCGGCAAACGGGTCGCCGAGCGTATCGTTACGGAACTCAAGAACAAAGCGCCCGCCTTTGCTGGTGAAGGAATGGGCACCATCGGGCTCAAGCAGGAGCTCGGTGAAGGCGTTGCACCCGCGCCTGTTACAGATGCGGTGTCGGCTCTGACCAATCTTGGCTATTCACGCGATCAGGCAGCCAACGCAATTGCCGCTGCATTGAAGAATGCCGGCGAGGGCGCCGACTCCACGAAGCTTATCCGGCTGGGTCTGAAGGAATTGTCGCGCTAA
- the ruvB gene encoding Holliday junction branch migration DNA helicase RuvB: protein MSDASRLITPDKRGEDFDTSLRPQTLADFVGQAAARANLKVFIEAAKSRGEALDHVLFVGPPGLGKTTLAQIMAKELGVNFRSTSGPVIARAGDLAALLTNLEENDVLFIDEIHRLNPAVEEILYPAMEDYQLDLIIGEGPAARSVKIDLAKFTLVAATTRLGLLTTPLRDRFGIPVRLNFYTVEELEHIVRRGARIMGIGMTDDGALEVARRARGTPRIAGRLLRRVRDFAVVDGKDKIDRETADAALLRLEVDSLGLDQLDRRYLSMIAHNFGGGPVGIETIAAGLSEPRDAIEDIIEPYLIQQGFIQRTPRGRVLTANAWKHLGLNAPAEIIQQQINLFQEDD, encoded by the coding sequence ATGAGCGATGCAAGCCGCCTGATTACACCCGACAAGCGCGGCGAGGATTTCGATACCTCGCTGCGTCCGCAAACACTTGCCGATTTCGTCGGTCAGGCTGCAGCGCGCGCCAATCTCAAAGTCTTCATCGAGGCAGCCAAGTCACGCGGCGAAGCTCTCGACCATGTGCTGTTCGTTGGTCCGCCCGGTCTCGGCAAGACCACGCTGGCGCAGATCATGGCCAAGGAACTTGGCGTCAATTTCCGCTCGACCTCGGGACCTGTGATCGCCAGAGCAGGCGACCTGGCGGCACTTTTGACCAATCTCGAAGAGAACGACGTCCTGTTCATCGATGAAATCCACCGCCTCAATCCGGCTGTCGAGGAAATTCTCTATCCGGCGATGGAGGACTACCAGCTCGACCTGATCATTGGCGAAGGCCCTGCCGCGCGTTCAGTGAAGATCGATCTCGCCAAGTTCACCCTCGTTGCCGCCACGACGCGGCTCGGGCTCTTGACCACGCCATTGCGGGACCGTTTCGGTATTCCAGTCCGGCTCAATTTTTATACTGTAGAAGAACTGGAACACATCGTACGGCGCGGTGCACGGATCATGGGCATCGGCATGACCGATGATGGTGCGCTGGAAGTTGCACGCCGCGCCCGCGGAACCCCGCGCATTGCCGGGCGGCTGTTGCGCCGGGTACGGGATTTTGCCGTTGTCGATGGCAAGGACAAGATCGATCGTGAGACCGCCGACGCAGCGCTGCTGCGTCTCGAAGTTGATTCGCTTGGGCTAGACCAGCTTGACCGGCGTTACCTCTCGATGATCGCACATAATTTCGGCGGCGGACCGGTGGGGATCGAGACGATCGCTGCTGGTCTTTCCGAACCGCGTGATGCGATCGAGGATATTATCGAACCCTACCTCATCCAGCAGGGTTTTATCCAGCGGACGCCGCGCGGACGTGTTCTGACGGCGAATGCCTGGAAACATCTGGGTCTGAACGCACCGGCGGAGATTATCCAGCAGCAGATCAACCTGTTTCAGGAAGACGATTGA